The genomic stretch GTGCCTGGCTTCCACCATGTTCACCGTGATGACATTCTTGATAGACATGCAGCGATTTCGTTACCCGGAAAGACCGATAATATTCCTGTCAGGGTGTTACTTCATGGTTGCGCTCGCCTACGTGATTGGATTCTTCCTGAAAGACGAATACGCCTGTAGCGTTTTCACGCACAAAGACAAGCTGGGTGTCTCGAGTATCACGCAGAGTGTCCCGCTGATCACGCAAGGAACGAAGAAGGAATGGTGCACAATCCTCTTTATGTTGCTCTACTTTTTCAGTATGGCCTCTTCAATCTGGTGGGTTATTCTGACCTTAACCTGGTTCCTGGCGGCAGGCATGAAATGGGGTCACGAGCCCATCGAAGCCAACTCACAGTACTTCCATCTGGCTGCCTGGGCTGTCCCTGCCATCAAGACCATAGCCATTCTTGCGATGGGGAAAGTGGATGGTGATGTGTTGAGTGGAGTTTGTTATGTGGGTATTTCGAATGTAGACGCGCTCCGAGGATTCCTTATAGCCccattggttgtttatttaataatagGCACGTCATTCCTCTTGGCAGGTTTCGTGTCCCTATTTAAGATTCGCACCATTATGAAGTCTGACGGTACCAAGACGGATAAGCTCGAAAAACTCATGGTGCGAATCGGTATTTTCTCTGTTTTGTATACCGTGCCAGCGACGATAGTTATCGCCTGCTATTTCTACGAACAATCGTCCAGAGATGCCTGGATGACATCTTGGTGGGCGGCTAATTGCAAAGGCTTTAAAACATCAGGAAGCGAGTACCTGTGCCAAATGACGGACGTTAAGCAGCTATCACCAGATTTCAATGTTTTCATGATCAAATACTTGATGTCGGTGATTGTTGGCATCACCTCAGGAGTTTGGATCTGGACGGGGAAGACTTTGAACTCCTGGCAAGGGTTTTACGCACGTCTTTGTGGGTCCCGGTCCCACCGTAATCATGAAGCCGTTGTGTGAAAGATATCGACTACATGTAATAATGGGGTCTTCCCACCAAAGTATTGAACCATGTGCATGTCATAGTGTAAATTACATGTTCTGTAGTCAAGTTGTGAAA from Dreissena polymorpha isolate Duluth1 chromosome 10, UMN_Dpol_1.0, whole genome shotgun sequence encodes the following:
- the LOC127847203 gene encoding frizzled-2-like; translated protein: MASRKIGFFPIVWTILGFGFVTSNEYTKVVSGGEDMEPHGRCEPINIPLCKDIQYNQTIMPNLLTHTKQEDAGMEVHQFFPLVKVQCSKQLKFFLCTMYAPVCTVLPEAIPPCRSLCVEARTGCETLMNKFGFEWPASLECEQFPVTGLCVGENTTDHAITTTKPPNKPSGGGGSSGGSGSAGGGSGSGGSGGGVTINPSYRKEDLECPLDQIVLEGYEYKLRVGPKEIDNCGAPCKDMFFKDDQRSFARHWIGIWSFVCLASTMFTVMTFLIDMQRFRYPERPIIFLSGCYFMVALAYVIGFFLKDEYACSVFTHKDKLGVSSITQSVPLITQGTKKEWCTILFMLLYFFSMASSIWWVILTLTWFLAAGMKWGHEPIEANSQYFHLAAWAVPAIKTIAILAMGKVDGDVLSGVCYVGISNVDALRGFLIAPLVVYLIIGTSFLLAGFVSLFKIRTIMKSDGTKTDKLEKLMVRIGIFSVLYTVPATIVIACYFYEQSSRDAWMTSWWAANCKGFKTSGSEYLCQMTDVKQLSPDFNVFMIKYLMSVIVGITSGVWIWTGKTLNSWQGFYARLCGSRSHRNHEAVV